The Caulifigura coniformis genome includes a region encoding these proteins:
- a CDS encoding leucine-rich repeat domain-containing protein: MVRVLLLLCGQLLALVPALLQAADSDRTFSSSVDLCVIQTHSWPSVAQIDHDTELLGRTTSSSVAIKVTGDEWCIQPVATSLTESHWDSICQEVQAKMIPGLSLSTLGVSPIRRDSVGLPARAWPKLGGLSSLKYLKLDASRTELEESLPALKSLHELRVLDLSWTECDDGCLARLGSLPKLEALDLTSCPITDRSIEIICSNRVLRRLRIGGTGLTADGIARIAKSLSLTHLATAGLHVSVESVTALAPTIIAADFGDCRLGNAHATALANCRALKVLSIRDNDITPDGIKIVLASLNLEELNVDRLQVDMATMLQISKMPALRAFSAVDCQSIGDDSIAVFAGCPQLRSLDLSGTRVGDDGIGVVCELDLQAIVCDGTSVGDEAMESIARVKNLMVLSIAGTGVTSRGISRLRACKRLAYLNVGGGTIEVDAGHALGSLSQLKTLMCGECTFKPGCMEAIAGRNPPVEWLYLAGSNFSSSDVPSLRRLPQLWYLDVSDCEGLSSDAMLGFVDVESLLVLSCGRNVSNRYSRAVERLEKAFSGRLLVE; this comes from the coding sequence ATGGTGCGAGTGCTATTGTTGCTGTGTGGCCAGTTGCTCGCCCTCGTCCCGGCGTTGTTGCAGGCGGCAGATTCGGATCGGACATTCTCTAGCAGTGTTGATTTGTGTGTAATTCAAACGCACTCGTGGCCATCTGTCGCGCAGATTGATCATGACACAGAACTGTTAGGGCGGACAACGTCCAGTTCAGTGGCCATAAAAGTGACCGGAGACGAGTGGTGCATTCAACCAGTCGCCACTTCGCTCACCGAATCGCACTGGGACAGTATATGCCAAGAAGTCCAGGCAAAAATGATTCCGGGGCTTTCACTGAGCACTTTGGGCGTGTCACCCATCCGTCGAGACTCAGTCGGCCTGCCTGCGCGGGCGTGGCCTAAGTTGGGCGGCTTGTCAAGCTTGAAATACCTGAAGCTCGATGCGTCTAGAACTGAGCTTGAGGAATCGCTTCCTGCCCTTAAGTCGCTTCATGAGCTTCGGGTGCTCGATCTTTCATGGACCGAATGCGACGACGGGTGTCTTGCTCGTCTGGGGTCTCTGCCCAAACTTGAGGCGCTGGATTTAACTTCTTGCCCAATCACAGACAGGTCCATAGAGATAATTTGCTCCAATCGTGTGCTGCGTCGACTGCGGATTGGCGGGACGGGCCTTACCGCCGACGGCATAGCTAGAATCGCAAAATCGCTAAGCCTTACGCATCTGGCCACAGCCGGCCTTCATGTCAGCGTAGAATCAGTAACGGCGCTCGCTCCAACAATCATTGCAGCGGATTTTGGGGACTGCCGGCTGGGCAACGCCCATGCAACAGCGCTCGCCAACTGTCGGGCATTAAAGGTATTAAGCATACGCGACAATGACATTACTCCCGACGGCATTAAGATTGTCTTGGCGTCACTGAATCTCGAGGAGTTAAACGTAGACCGACTGCAAGTAGACATGGCGACGATGCTGCAGATATCTAAAATGCCAGCATTGCGTGCGTTTTCAGCTGTCGACTGTCAGTCGATAGGCGATGATAGTATTGCAGTCTTTGCCGGATGCCCACAGTTGCGAAGTCTGGATCTGTCAGGAACTAGGGTTGGCGATGACGGAATTGGAGTGGTATGTGAACTGGATCTGCAGGCCATTGTGTGTGACGGAACAAGCGTTGGGGATGAGGCGATGGAGAGTATTGCTCGAGTGAAGAATCTGATGGTGCTTAGCATTGCTGGCACAGGCGTTACGTCCCGTGGCATAAGTAGGCTGCGAGCTTGTAAGCGACTGGCTTATTTAAATGTCGGTGGGGGAACAATTGAGGTTGATGCCGGCCATGCCCTGGGAAGCCTATCGCAGTTGAAAACGCTAATGTGCGGCGAGTGCACGTTTAAGCCCGGATGTATGGAGGCAATTGCCGGCCGCAACCCGCCAGTCGAATGGCTGTATTTGGCCGGCAGTAATTTCTCATCGAGCGATGTGCCGAGTCTTCGAAGGTTGCCGCAGTTGTGGTATCTGGATGTTTCTGACTGTGAAGGCCTTTCCTCTGACGCGATGTTGGGATTTGTTGATGTGGAGTCTCTGCTTGTACTTTCTTGTGGAAGGAATGTGTCCAATAGATACTCTCGTGCGGTCGAACGCCTAGAGAAGGCGTTCAGTGGCCGGCTGCTTGTTGAATGA
- a CDS encoding type II secretion system protein GspK — MSMAIVLESAARQGDLQDHWARESLKTIVLRNAPRILMPPGRATAVRTSLSHVVTLRGLSYRLILADEDAKLPVNTVRRMLDPETAARIVESACSGTRLRKGEDRQAPFGAWEEALKFNEGMPGPEILAAATGNVTLWGSGRINVNRARSEVVAALMTEAFSSQTADRLLEIIGRGRVSSLQDLASKLALNMEQRQKLERLAGATSDAYSLWILPTRGRNVELQVVERMSQQHGGTVSFHW, encoded by the coding sequence ATGAGCATGGCCATCGTGCTGGAGAGCGCGGCGCGTCAGGGAGATCTGCAGGACCATTGGGCCCGTGAGAGTCTGAAGACGATCGTGCTGCGAAACGCTCCTCGCATTCTCATGCCACCGGGACGCGCCACGGCAGTTCGCACGTCTCTCTCGCATGTCGTCACATTGCGAGGACTTTCGTACCGGCTGATCCTTGCGGACGAGGATGCCAAGCTGCCTGTGAACACGGTTCGGCGGATGCTTGATCCAGAGACGGCTGCCCGAATCGTCGAATCCGCTTGTTCGGGCACGAGACTCCGGAAAGGTGAAGATCGGCAGGCACCATTCGGCGCTTGGGAAGAGGCTTTGAAGTTTAATGAAGGGATGCCAGGACCGGAGATTCTGGCTGCGGCGACCGGCAACGTGACGCTCTGGGGTTCCGGGCGGATCAATGTCAACCGGGCCCGGTCGGAGGTTGTTGCCGCACTGATGACCGAAGCGTTCAGCTCGCAGACGGCCGATCGGCTGCTGGAGATAATTGGCCGCGGACGAGTGAGTTCCCTTCAAGACTTGGCCTCAAAGCTTGCTTTGAACATGGAGCAACGGCAGAAGCTGGAAAGGCTGGCGGGAGCAACTTCGGATGCTTATTCGCTGTGGATCCTGCCAACTCGGGGGCGAAACGTGGAGCTTCAAGTGGTCGAGCGCATGTCCCAGCAGCACGGGGGGACAGTCTCTTTTCACTGGTAA
- a CDS encoding type IV pilus modification PilV family protein, which yields MQHFVAKTRNRRARGLTLVEVLCATALAGSLLAGILVSQSAHLRQIRAAEQHRIAIGLLNRMLERWTAGRNDVPPDGDYPVPESTDWVCRVARVDAPDAKVLQAQIARIELWSSDLKVQGRKEAASVEMLVPAEGRPSR from the coding sequence ATGCAGCATTTCGTCGCGAAAACACGGAACCGTCGAGCGCGGGGGCTGACTCTTGTGGAAGTCTTATGCGCCACCGCTCTCGCAGGATCGCTTCTCGCAGGGATACTCGTGAGCCAATCAGCTCACCTGCGTCAGATTCGCGCCGCGGAGCAACACCGAATCGCGATCGGGCTTCTGAACCGGATGCTGGAACGTTGGACAGCCGGTCGCAACGATGTGCCGCCAGATGGCGATTATCCAGTGCCTGAATCTACGGACTGGGTTTGCCGGGTAGCGAGGGTTGATGCTCCAGACGCCAAGGTTCTGCAGGCGCAGATCGCCCGCATTGAACTGTGGAGCTCCGATCTGAAAGTGCAAGGCCGAAAGGAAGCGGCTTCGGTGGAAATGCTGGTGCCAGCGGAGGGGAGGCCAAGTCGGTGA
- the gspG gene encoding type II secretion system major pseudopilin GspG, with translation MSRNELQRVVDRSRDGFTLVELMVVVVIIGLLASAVTFKVRGYLVTSKQNVARMDLSKISAALETFNTLNDRYPSNEEGLAILAKPSKNFVEGILSKVPVDPWGQPYQYNQPGRLRAFDIISFGADKREGGSGADEDITSDDVQPSSGT, from the coding sequence ATGTCACGCAATGAACTGCAGCGGGTGGTTGATCGATCGCGAGACGGTTTCACGCTCGTGGAACTGATGGTCGTGGTCGTGATCATCGGTTTGCTGGCGAGCGCCGTGACGTTCAAGGTCCGCGGCTATTTGGTGACCAGCAAGCAGAATGTGGCCCGCATGGATCTGTCCAAGATCTCGGCCGCACTGGAAACCTTTAACACCCTGAACGACCGCTACCCTTCGAACGAGGAGGGACTGGCCATTCTGGCGAAACCCAGCAAGAACTTCGTCGAAGGCATTCTCTCGAAAGTCCCCGTCGATCCTTGGGGACAGCCCTACCAGTACAATCAACCTGGCCGTTTGCGGGCGTTCGACATCATCAGCTTTGGAGCGGACAAGCGCGAGGGAGGCTCGGGCGCCGATGAGGACATCACCAGCGATGACGTTCAGCCATCGTCCGGCACATAA
- a CDS encoding type II secretion system F family protein, giving the protein MLGLGSQHRHAQGLRAEACWLKLRRDDVDSGGNHKTKWRRRLCLLLVAKGPRYVPVYRYRAFDRTNASVSGTLAAESPPHAREQLRDLGLIVRDLAESTKPIGRSIGGGAWRRRANPHELLAAVRDIATLQSIGVPLVESLDLLIEQSRGQFRDSWLKVRERVKEGSSLADALAADSRQFDELTVEMVRVGENTGTLETVLNQLAVFKERSLQWKDRIMTAVLYPAVVLVSALGVSLFLMTNVVPSLLESLIEAGRPLPWATVVLKGLCDALLNYWPVLLATSIGLVFGFTYALSTVRGKTLWQRGVLRVPVLGELVRKQVVARVAMVLSVLMKSGVEYVQAVEIAARSASHLILKQALLDSAAAVRVGRDVGPALAQTGLFPPVVIQVFQMGQQTGRLEDMLQQLAEDYERQVATLSHRFAALLEPVLVILLSVIVGFVLFATILPIMEAGNVTQ; this is encoded by the coding sequence ATGCTTGGGCTGGGCTCGCAGCATCGACACGCGCAGGGGTTACGGGCTGAGGCTTGCTGGCTGAAGTTGCGTCGTGACGACGTTGACTCCGGAGGCAACCACAAGACAAAGTGGCGTCGTCGTCTTTGCCTTCTCCTAGTTGCCAAGGGGCCGCGGTACGTGCCGGTCTATCGTTACCGAGCCTTCGACCGTACCAACGCGAGCGTCTCCGGAACGCTGGCCGCCGAATCGCCTCCGCACGCTCGAGAGCAGCTCCGAGACTTGGGGCTAATCGTTCGAGATCTCGCGGAATCCACCAAGCCAATCGGACGATCGATCGGAGGCGGAGCCTGGCGCCGTCGGGCCAACCCACACGAGCTTCTGGCCGCGGTACGCGATATCGCGACACTTCAATCGATCGGTGTGCCGCTGGTGGAATCGCTCGATCTTTTGATTGAGCAATCGCGAGGTCAATTTAGAGACTCGTGGCTCAAGGTCAGAGAGCGTGTGAAAGAAGGTTCCAGCCTGGCGGACGCCCTAGCTGCCGATTCTCGGCAGTTCGATGAATTGACCGTCGAGATGGTTCGGGTCGGAGAGAATACAGGCACGCTGGAGACGGTGCTCAACCAACTGGCCGTTTTCAAGGAGCGGTCACTGCAGTGGAAGGACCGGATCATGACCGCCGTTTTGTATCCAGCCGTCGTCTTGGTCAGCGCGCTCGGTGTGAGCCTGTTCCTGATGACGAACGTAGTGCCTTCACTTCTGGAAAGCCTCATCGAAGCTGGTCGCCCGCTCCCCTGGGCAACCGTCGTCCTCAAAGGGCTGTGCGACGCCCTGTTGAATTATTGGCCCGTGCTGTTGGCCACATCTATCGGCCTTGTCTTCGGTTTCACATACGCGCTCTCCACGGTCCGCGGGAAGACGCTCTGGCAGCGAGGAGTCCTGCGAGTTCCAGTTCTTGGCGAACTCGTCCGGAAGCAGGTCGTTGCCCGCGTCGCGATGGTGCTTTCCGTACTCATGAAGAGCGGAGTGGAATATGTGCAGGCCGTCGAGATCGCCGCGAGATCGGCCTCGCATCTCATTCTGAAACAGGCCCTGCTTGATTCGGCAGCGGCCGTTCGTGTGGGCCGCGATGTCGGGCCGGCCCTTGCCCAGACGGGCCTTTTTCCGCCGGTGGTGATTCAGGTGTTCCAGATGGGGCAACAAACGGGTCGGCTGGAGGACATGCTTCAGCAACTGGCTGAAGACTACGAGCGCCAGGTGGCCACTCTTTCTCACCGATTTGCTGCTCTTCTGGAGCCCGTTTTGGTTATCCTACTCTCCGTCATCGTGGGCTTTGTGCTCTTCGCGACCATCCTGCCGATCATGGAGGCCGGAAATGTCACGCAATGA
- a CDS encoding RNA polymerase sigma factor: protein MISDEELLVEPDVDAAFSELVNRWWSPILGYFVRRVHDYHLAEDLTVDAFMRLFKGRADYDPGRPFRSWLYFQARMVLFSHYQTRRRTKIRCCQCDVAVGTATDPRDPFDVPALTGDLAGALLGHVGKLKRRQGDVVRRLHFDGETQAEVAETMGVTRQAVSLWLHAGLKNLRSDPEVAALI from the coding sequence ATGATCTCTGATGAAGAACTGTTGGTAGAGCCTGATGTCGACGCAGCATTCTCGGAACTGGTGAATCGCTGGTGGAGTCCGATCCTCGGATACTTCGTCCGTCGTGTCCATGACTACCACCTGGCGGAGGACCTGACCGTCGACGCGTTCATGCGACTCTTCAAGGGCCGGGCAGACTACGATCCAGGGCGGCCGTTCCGTAGCTGGCTGTATTTCCAGGCCAGGATGGTGCTGTTCTCGCACTACCAGACGCGACGTCGCACCAAGATACGCTGTTGCCAGTGCGACGTCGCGGTCGGCACCGCTACGGATCCACGAGATCCGTTCGATGTTCCGGCGCTGACAGGCGACTTGGCAGGAGCATTGCTTGGCCACGTTGGAAAGCTGAAGAGACGCCAGGGCGATGTAGTTCGACGGCTTCACTTCGACGGCGAAACCCAGGCGGAGGTTGCTGAGACGATGGGCGTCACACGACAGGCTGTCTCACTCTGGCTGCATGCCGGTTTGAAAAATCTCCGAAGCGATCCGGAGGTGGCGGCGTTGATTTGA
- a CDS encoding tyrosine-type recombinase/integrase yields the protein MLVTEVGPLQIERLLSVAALSGVRPRTLQAIYQVTRHSFEFAVRVGLRSDNPCNAVPRPRVPLADHSPLTRSEVHQLLANVDSRQFRNFYDLAIQTGARQGELRALWWRDVHLEQGDMLIQASLCDAEGKPIRKPPKTRCGRRKVVLTRSAIEALMDQKRYLEDRRLPIDGFVFKSRSGRALSKSSIQKQFKSTLRRAGLPSVRFHDLRHTHATLMLEAGVHVKVVQERLGHSSSQITLDFYSHVMPSMQEEGVRQFENYLSTAKLCHEG from the coding sequence ATGCTGGTCACTGAAGTTGGGCCACTCCAGATCGAGCGTCTGCTCTCAGTCGCGGCGCTTTCAGGAGTAAGGCCGCGGACATTACAAGCAATCTATCAAGTCACCCGCCATTCATTTGAATTCGCTGTTCGTGTCGGATTACGTAGTGACAATCCATGCAATGCTGTCCCCAGGCCACGGGTGCCTCTTGCCGATCACTCACCCCTGACGCGGTCAGAGGTTCATCAGCTCTTGGCGAATGTGGATAGTCGGCAGTTTCGCAACTTCTATGACCTCGCCATCCAGACCGGGGCCAGACAGGGAGAGCTGCGCGCGCTCTGGTGGCGTGATGTTCACTTGGAACAAGGGGACATGCTTATCCAAGCGTCCCTTTGCGACGCGGAAGGGAAGCCAATTCGTAAACCTCCCAAGACTCGCTGCGGGCGACGAAAGGTCGTTCTGACGAGATCCGCCATCGAGGCATTGATGGATCAGAAGCGATATCTGGAAGATCGCCGATTGCCCATTGATGGGTTCGTGTTCAAATCTCGGTCTGGCCGAGCGTTGTCGAAGTCCAGCATCCAGAAGCAGTTCAAATCAACCCTTCGGCGAGCTGGCCTTCCAAGCGTCAGGTTCCATGATCTGCGGCATACTCATGCGACCCTCATGCTGGAAGCCGGAGTGCACGTCAAAGTTGTGCAAGAACGACTCGGCCATTCATCCAGTCAGATCACGCTGGACTTCTACAGCCACGTCATGCCATCGATGCAGGAAGAAGGAGTTCGGCAGTTCGAGAATTACCTGAGCACTGCCAAACTGTGCCACGAGGGTTGA